Below is a window of Legionella taurinensis DNA.
CGGGAAAATCAAATTTCTTATCCGCTTTACTTAAGGCGTTAATGGCATCGGTATAACTCATCATCTCAAAGTCAGACGCGACAATGTGTTCAAGCCGCTCAATGCAGCCAGGTGATACAAACTGATTGAAAAACTCCATGTCGTCACCGCGCTCATCCAGTACGGTCTTACACAGGTAGCGCAACATGCGCTGACTCAACGCGGCAATGTCGTTTAGGGTAGCAAAAGCCACTTCGGGCTCAATCATCCAGAATTCGCGAGATGGCGGCTGGTGTTGGAGTTTTCAGCACGGAAGGTGGGACCAAAAGTATACACTTTGGACATGGCCAGGCAATACGCCTCGACGTTCAACTGCCCAGAGACTGTGAGGAAGGTTTCTCGACCAAAGAAATCCTTGGAAAAATCCACCCTCCCTGTGCCGTTTTTGGCAGATTGAGCAGATCAAGCGTGCTGACCCTGAACATTTCGCCTGCGCCTTCGCAATCGCTGGCGGTGATAATCGGTGTGTGAATCCAGAAATACCCTTGCTCATGGAAAAAGCGGTGACTGCTGAGCCAGGCAATGACGCACACGGGTTACGGCGCTGATGGTATTGGTGCGAGGGCGCAAATGAGCGACTTCTCGTAAAAATTCCAGCGTGTGACGTTTCGCTTGAATCGGGTAGGTGTCTGGGTTTTCAACCCAACGGCGACTTCGAGGCTTCAGTCTGAATTTCAAACTGTTGCCCTTTTCCCTGCGAGGCAATCAATTGACCGGTTGCCGAAATGGCACAGCCTGCGGTGAGTTTAAGCACGTCATCCTGGTAATTGGGCAGTTGTTCGCTGATAACCAACTGAATGGGTGCAAAACAGGAACCGTCATGCAAGGCCACGAAAGAAAGGCCGGCCTTCGAGTCACGGCGGGTTTTTACCCAGCCTCTCACAGTGACGCGGGCGTCAACCGGAACCTCGCCGTCCAAACACTGTTTAATTGTATAAACTTCTGTCATATCCACTCCAATAGAAGGTTGCATTATGCACCAGTCAGGCAAAATACGTGTCGATTGTGGTTCAAGCCACGATTAAGTAGGATAATACACTAAATGAAATAAGTGAGGTAATCCATGCCGCGTGTTCTAATGATCATTTTAGCCATTCTTTACTCCTTTCGTGTCATGGCAGAGGATACCGAATTGAAATTGTTCAGGCCGTTTGGAGGAACAGAACAGCAAATTCCCCTGATTATTGATAAACGTCTTTCGGGGGAGTGCTGGCAGCAGTCGCAGCGCATCGCGCGGGAGGATGCGTGGCGTTGTCTCGCAGAGGGGCAGGTGTTTGATCCCTGCTTCATTAAAAATTCAGCGACAACACCGAAGCCCTTTGTCCGCAATCCCCCTGGGTTGGCCGCAGTGTGCTCATAAAATTGAACACAGCCGCGGACAACAGTCAGCATACCGAACTGGACATGTCGAGAGCCTATCCCTGGGCTGTTGAACTCCTGAACGGTGAGCAATGCGAAGCCGCACGTCAAAGCGAAACAATTGAGAACCTCCCGGTGCGCTACTATTGCAATGATCAGACGATCCTGATGGGGCATTTGCAACGCTGCAAGGCGGAGTGGACTATTCTTAAGCGGGATACTGCGGGGCGGGTAACGACTGCGACAGTGAAAAAGGCATGGTTTTAATGCCGGTTTAACAAGCTTCGTCAACGCAGCGGAAGAGGGAATGCTGACGATGTACTAAACTGTAAGTATGGAAAACTGCAGGGAGCTGACCATGCCTGAATCACTCCATTCATTGTTGATTAGTCAAGTGCTGGGCTTTTATTTACTGATTGTGGCCATCGTGATGTTAACGCGTGCTGATTATTATCGAAACCTGATGACCAATCTTCACGAAGGCTCGCATGCCATTCTTATTGGTGCGACGTTCTCGCTCATCATCGGTATTATTCTGGTGCTCGTGCATAACCTCTGGGTTTGGGATGAAGAAGTCATCATTACCATTATCGCCTGGCTGATTTTAATTAAATCGGTCTTATGGCTGGCTTTTCCAAAAAAATGATGACGTTCAGCCGATCCTTTTATGCGGGCTCTGGTTATTACATTACGGCAGGTATTGCCCTGGTGCTTGGCATCATTTTGTTAGCCTATGGCTTTTATCTGTACGTTTAAGCGTCTTCAGGGGCTGCATTTTTGAAGGACTTAACGACAGGCAATGCTCATTAATGGCGTTGATTAACGGATAGTTGACCATAGGAAAGCCAAAACGATGGGCATTGTAAACCTGGGGTATCAAGCAGATATCCGCCAGTGTCACTTCATGGCCATAACAAACTTGATTTTTATGCGGCATTTGCTGCAAGCGGCTTTCAACGGCATCGAAACCGAGTTTAAGCCAATGAAAATACCACTCACGGATCTGAGGCTCATCGGCATCGAATTGGTACCTTAACCGGTTAAGCACCCTGAGGTTATTCAAGGGATGGATATCACAGGCGATGGTGAGGGCCAGGCTGCGGACATGCGCGCGGCCTAAAGGCGTCTGTGGCAGCAGGGGCGGCGTGGGCGTCATCTCGTCCAGGTATTCAATGATGGCGAGC
It encodes the following:
- a CDS encoding amino acid--tRNA ligase-related protein, translating into MCVIAWLSSHRFFHEQGYFWIHTPIITASDCEGAGEMFRVSTLDLLNLPKTAQGGWIFPRISLVEKPSSQSLGS
- the maiA gene encoding maleylacetoacetate isomerase, coding for MKLYDYFRSTASYRVRIALNIKNISYETLAVHLVNNGGEQHRPEYLEMNPQGLVPTLNENGHIITQSLAIIEYLDEMTPTPPLLPQTPLGRAHVRSLALTIACDIHPLNNLRVLNRLRYQFDADEPQIREWYFHWLKLGFDAVESRLQQMPHKNQVCYGHEVTLADICLIPQVYNAHRFGFPMVNYPLINAINEHCLSLSPSKMQPLKTLKRTDKSHRLTK
- a CDS encoding OB-fold nucleic acid binding domain-containing protein, whose amino-acid sequence is MTEVYTIKQCLDGEVPVDARVTVRGWVKTRRDSKAGLSFVALHDGSCFAPIQLVISEQLPNYQDDVLKLTAGCAISATGQLIASQGKGQQFEIQTEASKSPLG